One segment of Desulfosudis oleivorans Hxd3 DNA contains the following:
- the trxA gene encoding thioredoxin, translating into MATIKIANRHQFQEAIQQGVALIDFNAAWCAPCRAQAPIIEKIAAELQGKALVAEANVDDNIDSAKEYGIQSIPTLILFKDGKEIQRFVGLQPEALLTQTILQTL; encoded by the coding sequence ATGGCCACGATCAAAATTGCCAACCGGCACCAGTTTCAAGAGGCGATTCAACAGGGCGTTGCCCTGATCGATTTTAACGCGGCCTGGTGTGCCCCCTGCCGGGCCCAGGCACCGATTATTGAAAAGATCGCGGCGGAACTTCAGGGGAAAGCCCTTGTTGCCGAGGCCAACGTGGATGACAACATCGACTCGGCAAAAGAATATGGCATTCAGAGTATTCCCACCCTTATTCTTTTCAAGGACGGAAAAGAGATTCAACGGTTTGTGGGCCTTCAACCCGAGGCCCTGCTGACACAGACGATTCTGCAGACACTCTGA
- a CDS encoding sigma-54 interaction domain-containing protein yields MKGPGSMGINTSNRTSITPEFAVMLFDAMAEGVFALDKNGRILSWNPAMEKISGYPAGEALGQNCSLLKFTECFGKTCPAGMSECGIFKHGRVNSKECRLRHKDGRHVPVMKSARVVTDDTGEVIGVVETVSDLTELQEARQQLAEAGRKLGEIHRLDNIIGKSNAMNRVFAAVEAAAASDATVLIQGESGTGKELVAGAIHHNSARSQGPMITVNCSALSESLLESELFGHARGSFTGAHRDRKGRFEEADGGTVFLDEIGEISPFIQVKLLRVLQERTVERVGESQKRFVDIRILTATNKNLLALVNSGEFRQDLYYRLKVFPVQVPPLKDRREDIPLLVEHFITMENRKTAKNIAGVTANTMRLLMDYNWPGNVRELENAIEHAFVLCSENGTISPFDLPVEIRKADYYAGHGDAGLLSVVSPPRPLTRHSLLELLAACNWNKAEVARRAGVSRTAIWKQMKKWNIPLQPPEK; encoded by the coding sequence ATGAAAGGTCCGGGTTCGATGGGCATCAATACCAGCAACCGCACATCCATTACTCCTGAGTTTGCCGTGATGCTGTTTGACGCCATGGCGGAAGGGGTTTTTGCTTTGGATAAAAATGGCCGCATTCTTTCGTGGAATCCGGCCATGGAAAAAATCAGCGGATATCCGGCCGGCGAGGCTTTGGGCCAAAATTGCTCGCTTTTGAAATTTACCGAGTGCTTTGGCAAAACCTGCCCGGCCGGCATGAGCGAATGCGGCATTTTCAAGCACGGCCGGGTCAACTCAAAAGAGTGCCGGCTGCGGCACAAAGACGGCCGCCATGTGCCGGTGATGAAAAGCGCGCGGGTGGTTACCGACGACACCGGCGAGGTGATCGGTGTTGTCGAGACGGTTTCCGATCTTACCGAACTGCAAGAGGCCCGTCAGCAGCTGGCCGAGGCTGGCCGCAAGCTGGGAGAGATTCACCGGCTGGACAACATCATCGGCAAAAGCAACGCCATGAACAGGGTCTTTGCCGCGGTGGAGGCGGCCGCGGCCAGCGATGCCACGGTTTTGATCCAGGGGGAGAGCGGCACCGGCAAGGAGCTGGTGGCCGGCGCCATTCATCACAACAGCGCCCGTTCCCAGGGACCGATGATCACGGTGAACTGCAGCGCCCTGTCCGAATCCCTGCTGGAGAGCGAGCTTTTCGGCCATGCCAGGGGATCGTTCACCGGGGCCCATCGGGACAGAAAAGGCCGTTTTGAAGAGGCTGACGGCGGTACCGTGTTCCTCGACGAAATCGGTGAAATTAGCCCTTTCATCCAGGTCAAGCTGCTGCGGGTGCTTCAGGAAAGAACCGTGGAGCGGGTGGGCGAGTCCCAGAAACGGTTCGTGGACATTCGCATTCTTACCGCCACCAATAAAAACCTGCTGGCCCTTGTCAACAGCGGCGAATTCAGGCAGGACCTTTATTACCGGCTCAAGGTTTTTCCCGTCCAGGTGCCGCCGCTGAAGGATCGCAGGGAAGACATTCCCCTGCTGGTTGAGCACTTCATCACGATGGAGAACCGCAAAACCGCCAAGAACATTGCGGGCGTGACAGCCAACACCATGCGCCTGCTGATGGATTACAACTGGCCGGGCAATGTGCGGGAATTGGAAAACGCCATTGAGCACGCCTTTGTGCTGTGCTCGGAAAATGGGACTATCTCGCCTTTTGATCTGCCGGTGGAGATTCGCAAGGCCGATTATTATGCCGGTCATGGGGACGCCGGATTGCTTTCCGTTGTCTCGCCTCCCCGTCCCCTGACCCGCCACTCCCTGCTGGAGCTGCTGGCTGCCTGCAACTGGAACAAGGCCGAAGTTGCCAGAAGGGCCGGCGTGAGTCGCACCGCCATCTGGAAACAGATGAAAAAGTGGAATATTCCCCTTCAGCCGCCTGAAAAATGA
- a CDS encoding TRAP transporter large permease, with protein sequence MGFIIFGLILLAVFGEPLFIIIGGAAFASFYFALDIHPATLFTDFYRLTTMPVFVAIPLFIFSGYLLAESRVPEKMLRFTNALLGWIPGGLCLVALIACSIFTAFTGASAITIVAIGTLLYPAFLKDNYPENFALGLITTSGSLGTLFMPCLPLILYGVIASQQTPLNVEDMFIAGLLPGVLLLVLMWIYSFPFGLKYTRRQGFAFKELMVATVDIIWELPLPFFIIGGILAGLFSAPEAAAVAAIYVLLVEMFITRDMTAIKLIGVIRRSMIMNGSILIIVGMALGLTDVFVTLAVPDKIFAFICNYVTNKYVFLLLLNFFLLFVGMSMDIFSACAIVVPIVVPIALKYGVDPVHLGIIFLANLELGFVTPPIGMSLFISSIKFNKSFPTILRSVVPFFIILLIGLLLITYVPELSLFLLRFTAKKNLIDPMDLL encoded by the coding sequence GTGGGCTTCATTATATTTGGGCTGATCCTGCTGGCGGTGTTTGGAGAGCCGCTCTTTATTATTATCGGCGGCGCGGCATTCGCGAGTTTTTATTTTGCTCTCGACATTCACCCGGCCACCCTGTTCACTGATTTTTACCGGCTCACCACCATGCCGGTGTTTGTGGCCATTCCGCTGTTTATCTTTTCCGGATACCTGCTGGCCGAAAGCCGGGTGCCGGAAAAGATGCTGCGGTTTACCAACGCCCTGCTCGGGTGGATCCCCGGGGGCCTCTGCCTGGTGGCCCTGATCGCCTGCTCCATATTCACCGCTTTTACCGGCGCCAGCGCCATCACCATTGTGGCCATCGGCACCCTTCTGTACCCGGCGTTTCTCAAGGACAATTATCCGGAAAACTTTGCCCTGGGCCTGATCACCACCAGCGGTAGCCTGGGCACCCTGTTCATGCCCTGCCTGCCCCTGATTCTTTACGGTGTCATCGCCAGCCAGCAGACGCCGCTGAACGTGGAAGACATGTTTATCGCCGGTCTTCTGCCCGGAGTTCTGCTGCTGGTACTCATGTGGATATACTCCTTTCCCTTTGGCCTGAAATACACCCGGCGCCAGGGGTTTGCATTCAAAGAGCTGATGGTCGCTACCGTGGACATCATCTGGGAACTGCCCCTGCCCTTTTTTATTATCGGCGGCATTCTGGCCGGCCTCTTTTCCGCCCCCGAGGCCGCGGCCGTGGCCGCCATCTATGTGCTGCTGGTGGAGATGTTTATTACGCGGGACATGACCGCGATCAAGCTGATCGGCGTTATTCGGCGCAGCATGATCATGAACGGCTCCATCCTGATCATCGTGGGCATGGCCCTGGGGCTGACCGACGTGTTCGTCACCCTGGCCGTTCCGGACAAGATATTTGCTTTCATCTGCAACTATGTGACCAACAAGTATGTCTTCCTGCTTCTGCTCAACTTCTTCCTGCTGTTTGTGGGCATGAGCATGGATATTTTTTCAGCCTGCGCCATCGTGGTGCCCATCGTGGTGCCCATTGCCCTCAAATACGGCGTCGATCCGGTTCACCTGGGCATCATTTTTCTGGCCAACCTGGAGCTCGGTTTTGTCACTCCGCCCATCGGCATGAGCCTGTTTATCTCCTCCATCAAGTTTAACAAGTCTTTTCCCACCATCTTGCGATCGGTGGTTCCGTTTTTTATTATTCTGTTGATCGGACTGCTTTTGATAACCTATGTGCCGGAGCTGTCGCTTTTTCTGCTTCGGTTTACCGCAAAAAAGAATTTGATTGATCCGATGGATCTTTTATAA
- a CDS encoding TRAP transporter substrate-binding protein, with protein sequence MFMRDGRSRGAGLCVLVVLTLMLMLAGKPESGIAADADTNGVQQTVAESLEALWTGRTFSPELQQRQQAMKTLLQNGAVTRADLVSMMETAFLPMLDRAVTSRYILKAMARDFDAVFAPHMTWEDGREMMWRVSTSVVKKGDQVLIKIGTLAPPGTPWLSVPETITIPEIEKMTEGRVTVKIYGGGVMGEDTDILRKMDIGQLDGCGCTSLGVLAASPETSVFLVPGLFKSYDEVDYVYEKFRKRLDRAFEEKGYILAALIDTGFFHIFSKNRIAGLEDVKKQKMLTWFGIMETTLYNELGINPTPVAVPEVVSALSTGLANTNLAPAAWMLGMQAYQYANYYLTPALMYSPAAIVVSTKTKDRIQKQVGVSDNYAQNFQEIIVSEFNLIEGEWRRQIRVYDAKSLKAFETKCGMKAMTFSAEDQKLIEQAGIAVREKLAGKAYPADLLNEILAALEEFRKSHP encoded by the coding sequence ATGTTCATGCGGGATGGTCGTTCCAGAGGTGCGGGGTTGTGTGTGCTGGTGGTGTTGACGTTGATGCTGATGCTGGCAGGAAAGCCGGAAAGCGGAATTGCGGCGGATGCCGATACAAACGGAGTGCAGCAAACAGTGGCGGAGAGCCTGGAAGCCCTCTGGACCGGCAGGACGTTCAGCCCGGAGCTGCAGCAGCGGCAGCAGGCCATGAAAACGTTGCTGCAGAATGGAGCCGTAACCCGGGCCGACCTGGTAAGCATGATGGAAACCGCGTTTCTTCCCATGCTGGACCGGGCCGTCACGTCCCGGTATATCCTGAAAGCCATGGCCAGGGATTTTGACGCCGTTTTCGCGCCCCACATGACATGGGAGGATGGGCGCGAAATGATGTGGCGGGTCAGCACGTCGGTGGTAAAGAAGGGGGACCAGGTGTTGATTAAAATCGGCACACTGGCGCCGCCGGGAACACCGTGGCTGAGCGTTCCCGAGACCATTACCATTCCCGAGATCGAAAAAATGACTGAGGGAAGGGTGACCGTCAAGATATACGGCGGCGGCGTCATGGGCGAGGATACCGATATTTTAAGAAAGATGGATATCGGCCAGCTCGACGGCTGCGGCTGCACCTCCCTGGGCGTGCTGGCCGCTTCCCCGGAAACCTCTGTTTTTCTGGTGCCCGGCCTGTTCAAGAGCTATGACGAAGTGGATTATGTCTATGAAAAGTTTCGCAAGCGCCTGGACCGGGCCTTTGAAGAAAAGGGATATATTCTGGCAGCCCTGATCGACACCGGTTTTTTCCACATCTTTTCAAAAAACAGGATCGCCGGGCTGGAGGATGTGAAAAAGCAGAAGATGCTGACCTGGTTTGGCATCATGGAGACCACCCTGTATAACGAGCTGGGCATCAACCCCACGCCCGTGGCCGTGCCCGAGGTGGTGTCCGCCTTGAGCACGGGCCTGGCCAACACCAACCTGGCGCCGGCCGCCTGGATGCTGGGCATGCAGGCCTACCAGTACGCCAACTACTATCTGACCCCGGCTCTGATGTATTCCCCGGCGGCCATTGTGGTCAGCACCAAAACGAAGGACCGGATTCAGAAGCAGGTGGGGGTCTCGGACAACTACGCCCAGAACTTCCAGGAGATCATTGTTTCCGAGTTCAATCTCATTGAGGGGGAGTGGCGGCGTCAGATTCGGGTTTATGACGCCAAAAGCCTGAAAGCTTTTGAAACCAAGTGCGGTATGAAGGCCATGACCTTTTCCGCCGAAGATCAGAAGCTTATTGAGCAGGCGGGTATCGCGGTTCGGGAAAAGCTGGCCGGCAAAGCTTATCCGGCGGACCTGCTTAACGAGATCCTGGCGGCCCTGGAGGAGTTCCGGAAATCGCACCCGTAA
- a CDS encoding DUF1638 domain-containing protein, which translates to METVSFEDIAIVSCGTMSLELNALRDEGFLNTDTIYFTTPGLHQDIPALETQLVEKIHKAKEHKDKVIVVYGGKFCYVNVDNPLRKMSNIIEEQGPGVGRVNATHCMDMIADEATRKQLALELAGDENVWWMTPGWVKFKDLVFKGWDKGIANENFPKHTGGAIVLDGIGFMDKYMTDNPEAFLDYCDWMGIPMQAAPVTLDRFKSLLVEQANALA; encoded by the coding sequence ATGGAAACTGTTTCATTTGAGGATATCGCCATTGTCTCCTGCGGGACCATGAGCCTGGAGTTAAACGCCCTGCGGGACGAAGGGTTTTTAAACACCGACACGATCTACTTTACCACGCCGGGCCTTCACCAGGACATTCCGGCCCTTGAAACCCAGCTGGTGGAAAAAATTCACAAGGCAAAGGAGCATAAAGACAAGGTGATCGTGGTCTACGGCGGCAAATTCTGCTATGTCAACGTGGATAACCCCCTGCGCAAAATGAGCAACATCATCGAAGAGCAGGGGCCGGGCGTGGGCCGGGTCAACGCCACCCACTGCATGGACATGATCGCCGACGAGGCCACCCGGAAACAGCTCGCCCTGGAGCTGGCCGGTGATGAAAATGTCTGGTGGATGACGCCGGGGTGGGTGAAGTTCAAGGACCTGGTGTTCAAGGGATGGGACAAGGGCATTGCCAACGAGAACTTTCCCAAGCACACCGGCGGCGCCATCGTGCTGGACGGCATCGGGTTCATGGACAAATACATGACGGACAATCCGGAGGCGTTTCTCGACTACTGCGACTGGATGGGCATTCCCATGCAGGCCGCGCCGGTAACCCTTGACCGGTTCAAGTCATTGCTGGTAGAACAGGCCAACGCCCTGGCTTAA
- a CDS encoding 4'-phosphopantetheinyl transferase family protein, with protein sequence MSTLYPVICPVSETFKSLPLGRRPAALSRMAKNAVTLSAEKIGLPVPVTFQKNDRGAPVAEKGVWWSASHKPDYVAGVVSTFPIGIDVEKILPRSESLIAKAVSPAEAALFSRDRWTIFFRCWTAKEAALKSRGVGIADLSRCRVVSVVNDTRLVVRFNGANLSVEQFFFDHHVASVTRPDQCVVAWTVSDCEAMANRSSTL encoded by the coding sequence ATGAGCACGCTGTATCCCGTCATCTGTCCGGTATCCGAGACGTTTAAATCCCTGCCCCTTGGCCGGCGACCGGCGGCCCTGAGCCGAATGGCAAAAAATGCGGTGACCCTGTCCGCTGAAAAAATCGGCCTGCCGGTGCCTGTGACCTTCCAAAAAAACGACCGCGGTGCGCCTGTGGCTGAAAAGGGGGTGTGGTGGTCTGCCTCTCACAAGCCCGATTACGTGGCCGGCGTGGTGTCAACATTCCCCATCGGCATTGATGTGGAAAAGATTCTGCCCCGCTCCGAATCCCTGATTGCCAAGGCCGTATCCCCGGCGGAAGCCGCCCTGTTTTCCCGGGACCGGTGGACTATTTTTTTCCGGTGCTGGACCGCCAAGGAGGCGGCCTTGAAAAGCAGGGGTGTCGGCATTGCCGATCTTTCCCGCTGCCGGGTAGTGTCTGTTGTTAATGACACCCGGCTCGTGGTTCGCTTCAACGGGGCCAACCTGTCTGTCGAACAGTTTTTTTTTGACCACCATGTGGCATCGGTGACACGTCCGGATCAATGCGTGGTTGCGTGGACCGTGAGCGATTGCGAGGCCATGGCGAACCGGTCTTCCACCCTGTAA
- a CDS encoding FAD-dependent oxidoreductase: MVAGLAADTSIVVPDKKLEDAGIKVLQDEVVQVDAAGKTVTLAGGNTVPYDKLYLATGSRSFVPPIEGKDLEGVMTLRGIEDARRIRTFLTEKTPRHIVFVGAGFISMETATLLAEHMPGQFDISVVELIDRPLPLMLDKDMADMVTAYLTEKGLNLLTGEKVEKLAGENGKVTGVALASGKTLDADMVFINVGVRPNIELAQAVGLEMGRFGIKVNPFQETSNPDILAGGDCVEKINFITKAPCPGQLRGPAVMQGRVAAKRLAGLDVPFPGVVDAGGCKMFDMTITATGLSESAAAREGIETVCASVDSRSKHAMIPGAKESRIKLVFEKKTKKLIGGQIVSHDIAPARAIDTVTAFILGGKTVADLTTFTSACNPDISSEPSAEFITVAAEQALQKLR; encoded by the coding sequence GTGGTGGCCGGTCTGGCCGCCGATACATCCATTGTGGTGCCGGATAAAAAACTGGAAGACGCCGGCATAAAAGTGCTCCAGGACGAAGTGGTCCAGGTGGATGCCGCCGGCAAAACGGTGACCCTGGCCGGGGGAAACACAGTCCCCTACGACAAGCTCTACCTGGCCACCGGGTCCCGGTCCTTTGTGCCGCCCATTGAAGGCAAAGACCTGGAAGGGGTGATGACCCTGCGGGGCATTGAGGACGCAAGACGCATCCGGACATTCCTGACGGAAAAAACACCTCGCCACATTGTTTTTGTGGGTGCGGGGTTTATCAGCATGGAGACCGCCACCCTGCTGGCCGAGCACATGCCAGGACAGTTTGATATCTCCGTTGTGGAGCTCATCGACCGGCCCCTGCCCCTGATGCTGGATAAAGACATGGCAGACATGGTCACGGCCTACCTCACGGAAAAAGGGCTAAACCTGCTCACCGGCGAAAAGGTGGAAAAGCTGGCAGGTGAAAACGGAAAGGTCACGGGCGTGGCCCTGGCATCGGGAAAAACCCTGGACGCGGACATGGTATTCATCAATGTCGGTGTAAGGCCAAACATCGAGCTGGCCCAGGCCGTCGGCCTGGAAATGGGCCGGTTCGGCATCAAGGTCAACCCGTTTCAGGAGACGTCAAACCCCGATATTCTGGCCGGCGGAGACTGCGTTGAAAAAATCAACTTCATCACCAAAGCCCCCTGCCCCGGCCAGCTTCGGGGACCGGCGGTGATGCAGGGCCGGGTGGCGGCTAAACGCCTGGCCGGTCTGGATGTGCCCTTTCCCGGTGTGGTGGATGCCGGGGGATGCAAGATGTTTGACATGACCATCACCGCCACCGGTCTGTCTGAGTCGGCCGCGGCCCGTGAAGGAATCGAAACCGTCTGCGCCTCGGTGGATTCCCGAAGCAAGCATGCCATGATTCCAGGGGCAAAGGAGAGCCGCATCAAGCTGGTGTTTGAGAAAAAGACAAAAAAACTCATCGGCGGTCAGATCGTCAGTCACGACATTGCCCCGGCCCGGGCCATTGACACGGTCACGGCCTTTATTCTGGGAGGTAAAACCGTTGCCGACCTGACCACTTTTACCTCGGCCTGCAACCCGGACATCTCCTCCGAGCCCAGCGCTGAATTTATAACCGTGGCGGCCGAGCAGGCCCTTCAGAAACTGCGGTAA
- a CDS encoding TIGR01777 family oxidoreductase, producing the protein MITDTFTRQSIIDADARTLFLWHARPGAIERLSPPWDPLEVIFRTGGITVGARVVLKMFAGPVPYRWHARHTVYEENQKFVDEQVKGPMAFWRHTHAFEPAGENQCRLIDTIDYRLPLYPLTRFPGKLLVENKLARIFAWRHRITAFDMALHRRFNKKGPMTVLISGASGVLASALIPLLTTGGHRVVRLVRRKPSAENEVFWNPADNVIDTDALKNHTIDAVIHLAGEHVGTGRWTDAKKKTIIDSRQQGTRLLAETAARLSPRPGVFLCASATGFYGERGEAVLTENDGPGNDFLAKVCKIWEASVQPATDAGIRTVRMRIGVVLTPKGGALQRLLLPFQLGMGGRLGNGRQYLSWIGIDDAIGAIFYLLMNETVSGPVNVVSPSPVTNAEFTRTLATVLCRPALMPVPATAIDLAFGEMGTTVLLTSTRVAPSKLTESGYCFGWPDLESALRHILGKTR; encoded by the coding sequence ATGATCACCGACACCTTCACACGGCAGTCGATCATTGATGCCGACGCGCGCACTCTGTTTTTATGGCATGCCCGGCCTGGCGCCATTGAACGGCTCAGCCCGCCCTGGGACCCCCTGGAGGTGATCTTTCGCACCGGCGGCATTACTGTCGGCGCCCGGGTGGTACTGAAGATGTTTGCCGGCCCGGTGCCCTACCGGTGGCACGCCCGGCATACCGTGTATGAAGAAAACCAAAAATTCGTGGACGAGCAGGTCAAAGGGCCCATGGCCTTCTGGCGTCACACCCACGCCTTTGAGCCGGCCGGAGAAAACCAATGCCGGCTCATCGACACCATTGATTATCGCCTGCCGCTTTATCCCCTTACCCGTTTTCCCGGCAAGCTCCTGGTGGAGAACAAACTTGCCCGCATCTTTGCCTGGCGTCACCGGATCACCGCCTTTGACATGGCCCTGCACCGGCGGTTTAACAAAAAGGGGCCCATGACCGTGCTGATCTCCGGGGCCAGCGGAGTCCTGGCATCAGCCCTGATCCCCCTGCTCACCACCGGTGGCCACAGGGTGGTCAGGCTGGTGCGCCGCAAACCGTCGGCCGAAAACGAGGTGTTCTGGAACCCGGCCGACAATGTCATTGACACTGATGCCTTGAAAAACCATACCATTGACGCGGTGATTCACCTGGCCGGCGAGCATGTGGGCACCGGACGGTGGACGGACGCCAAGAAAAAAACCATTATCGACAGCCGGCAGCAGGGCACCCGTCTTCTGGCCGAAACTGCGGCCCGGCTCTCCCCCAGGCCCGGGGTTTTTCTCTGCGCCTCGGCCACCGGATTTTACGGTGAACGGGGAGAGGCCGTGCTGACGGAAAATGACGGGCCGGGAAACGATTTTCTGGCAAAGGTGTGCAAAATATGGGAAGCCTCGGTCCAGCCGGCAACGGACGCCGGCATTCGCACCGTTCGCATGCGCATCGGTGTGGTGCTTACACCAAAAGGCGGGGCCCTGCAGCGGCTGCTTCTGCCCTTTCAGCTCGGCATGGGTGGCCGCCTGGGAAACGGCCGCCAGTATTTAAGCTGGATCGGTATTGATGACGCCATCGGCGCCATCTTTTACCTGCTGATGAATGAGACGGTCAGCGGGCCGGTCAACGTGGTATCCCCTTCCCCGGTCACCAACGCCGAATTTACCCGGACCCTGGCAACGGTGCTTTGCCGTCCGGCCTTGATGCCGGTGCCGGCAACGGCCATTGACCTTGCCTTTGGCGAAATGGGTACCACCGTGCTGCTCACCAGCACCCGGGTGGCGCCGTCAAAACTGACAGAATCCGGCTACTGTTTCGGCTGGCCCGATCTTGAAAGCGCACTGCGCCACATTCTGGGAAAGACACGTTAA
- a CDS encoding TRAP transporter small permease: protein MKILYKIEKIIYNIELTAVVLLLLSLSVFAFSQVILRNFFDYSIIWMAVYNNMALLVLAMLGASIATSSFERSHINVDLFQGILKFPYNKYLNAILTFVASIACLLFFFFAAHYVDVAREVGKVEHAIHTPEWVVALIFPVCFLSMSYKFFLCFLTDVKDIRARRKQR, encoded by the coding sequence ATGAAGATTCTGTATAAGATCGAAAAAATCATCTACAACATTGAGCTGACAGCCGTCGTGCTGCTTCTGCTTTCGCTGTCGGTGTTTGCCTTCAGCCAGGTGATCCTGCGTAATTTTTTCGACTATTCGATCATCTGGATGGCGGTCTACAACAACATGGCCCTGCTGGTGCTGGCGATGCTGGGCGCCAGCATCGCCACCTCCAGTTTTGAAAGAAGCCACATCAACGTGGACCTGTTTCAGGGAATCCTGAAGTTTCCATACAACAAGTACCTCAACGCGATTCTCACCTTTGTGGCCAGTATCGCCTGCCTTCTGTTTTTCTTTTTTGCCGCGCACTATGTGGACGTGGCCAGGGAGGTCGGCAAGGTGGAACATGCCATTCATACACCGGAGTGGGTGGTGGCGCTTATTTTTCCGGTCTGTTTTCTTTCCATGAGCTACAAGTTTTTTCTGTGCTTTCTTACGGATGTAAAAGATATTCGGGCCAGAAGAAAACAGCGGTAA
- a CDS encoding cold-shock protein, whose protein sequence is MADGIVKWFNDSKGFGFIEQDNGPDVFVHHSAINASGFKTLNEGDRVTFDIVDGKKGPAAANVTVV, encoded by the coding sequence ATGGCAGACGGAATTGTTAAATGGTTTAACGACAGCAAGGGCTTTGGTTTCATCGAGCAGGACAACGGACCGGATGTGTTCGTACATCACTCAGCGATCAACGCCTCGGGTTTCAAAACCCTCAACGAGGGTGACCGCGTCACGTTTGATATCGTGGACGGCAAAAAAGGCCCGGCTGCGGCAAACGTAACCGTCGTGTAA
- a CDS encoding class I SAM-dependent RNA methyltransferase: MTEASHHTFTETDCPEGCPGCARQRMTTGQCLAEKLGFAQKTLAPWQPALAAPETAPEQRQWEYRNKVCLSAIHDGRVWRIGLKRRDAVIAVGRCRIHSAGVRKAMALFAGILPPAPSFPLVFYVQSNAQITLVIKSARIPDMEWLTDDVKNRLQNMGIEGLWLCLHPSAGHRVFAKNGWRLVWGRPRSMDTRGLVYGPTTFGQPIVELAEASLDRAEHFLNPVSGDQVMDLYCGIGAGLARWKKKTAPVTGVELSGESVACARQNAPGATVLRGMCRLRLPQLTAALEPKAPRCLVYANPPRTGMEPEVTQWLADTCRPEKMACLSCNAVTLKRDLTLLENKGYKIERLIPFDFFPNTRHLEILALLHRV; encoded by the coding sequence ATGACAGAAGCAAGCCACCACACATTCACAGAGACCGACTGCCCCGAGGGGTGCCCGGGGTGTGCGCGTCAGAGGATGACCACCGGCCAGTGTCTGGCGGAAAAGCTGGGTTTCGCGCAAAAGACCCTTGCCCCATGGCAGCCGGCCCTGGCAGCGCCGGAAACCGCGCCGGAACAGCGGCAGTGGGAATACAGAAACAAGGTCTGTCTTTCCGCCATCCATGACGGACGGGTCTGGCGCATCGGCTTAAAACGCCGGGATGCCGTGATAGCCGTTGGCCGTTGCCGTATTCACAGCGCCGGGGTGCGGAAGGCCATGGCCCTGTTTGCCGGCATACTGCCGCCGGCCCCTTCCTTTCCCCTGGTGTTTTATGTCCAATCCAACGCTCAGATCACGCTGGTGATAAAATCGGCCCGCATACCGGACATGGAGTGGCTGACCGATGACGTAAAAAACCGGTTGCAGAACATGGGTATTGAAGGGCTTTGGCTCTGCCTGCACCCAAGTGCCGGGCATCGTGTGTTTGCCAAAAACGGGTGGCGCCTGGTGTGGGGCAGGCCCCGGTCCATGGACACCCGGGGCCTGGTCTACGGGCCCACCACTTTTGGTCAGCCGATTGTTGAACTGGCCGAAGCCTCGCTGGACAGGGCGGAGCACTTTTTAAACCCGGTTTCCGGGGACCAGGTGATGGACCTCTATTGCGGCATCGGCGCCGGGCTGGCCCGGTGGAAAAAAAAGACCGCGCCCGTGACCGGTGTGGAATTAAGCGGCGAAAGTGTTGCATGCGCCCGGCAGAACGCGCCCGGCGCAACCGTCCTTCGGGGAATGTGCAGGCTTCGCCTTCCCCAGTTGACAGCGGCCCTGGAACCCAAAGCTCCCCGATGCCTGGTCTATGCCAACCCGCCGCGTACCGGCATGGAGCCGGAAGTGACCCAATGGCTGGCAGACACCTGCAGGCCTGAAAAAATGGCCTGCCTCTCCTGCAACGCGGTCACGCTGAAAAGGGACCTGACCCTGCTTGAAAACAAAGGATATAAAATAGAACGGTTGATTCCCTTTGACTTTTTTCCCAACACCCGGCACCTGGAAATTCTGGCCCTGCTGCACCGGGTGTAA
- a CDS encoding DUF4242 domain-containing protein: MAKATKFMVVHNDPGVTCEAVQANWRKLANHESASWIRTYYNQAKGLRYCVWMAQSEKELKKIFTEIGIGWESITPVMEVSPDLWGEKWTQHLAQEQVAATLGN, encoded by the coding sequence ATGGCAAAAGCAACAAAATTCATGGTTGTCCACAACGACCCCGGCGTAACGTGTGAAGCGGTTCAGGCCAACTGGCGAAAGCTGGCCAACCACGAATCCGCCAGCTGGATCCGAACCTACTACAATCAGGCAAAGGGTCTGCGCTACTGTGTATGGATGGCCCAAAGCGAAAAGGAGCTGAAAAAGATCTTTACCGAGATCGGAATCGGCTGGGAATCGATTACCCCGGTGATGGAGGTCTCTCCCGACCTGTGGGGAGAAAAATGGACGCAACACCTGGCCCAGGAGCAGGTAGCCGCCACCCTGGGCAACTGA